The Humulus lupulus chromosome 4, drHumLupu1.1, whole genome shotgun sequence genome has a window encoding:
- the LOC133832248 gene encoding equilibrative nucleotide transporter 8-like, whose translation MINVKTAADQPEPRDTYKIAYIIHFLLGAGNLLPWNAFITGADYFGFLYPNRHVEKVFFVAYMSCSKLNLVLMLIRGSCYGKLRSRLTLNLGFSMFVLSLMVAPLIDWLWSTESSEKTYGVIVASVAIWGITDGLVGGNLMGSAGRLPKQYMQAVFAGTTSSGTTCIHSFSYLLLVFPSYSTQIMF comes from the coding sequence ATGATTAATGTTAAGACTGCTGCAGACCAACCTGAGCCAAGAGACACTTACAAGATTGCTTACATTATTCACTTCTTGCTTGGTGCCGGAAATTTACTTCCTTGGAATGCTTTTATCACAGGTGCTGACTACTTTGGCTTTCTCTATCCAAACAGACATGTTGAGAAGGTTTTCTTTGTGGCTTACATGAGTTGTTCAAAACTAAATCTGGTTCTAATGCTAATTCGGGGCAGCTGTTATGGGAAATTGAGATCAAGGCTAACACTCAACTTGGGATTTTCTATGTTTGTTCTCTCTTTAATGGTGGCTCCGCTGATAGATTGGTTGTGGTCCACAGAATCAAGTGAGAAaacctatggagtaatagttgcTTCGGTCGCAATTTGGGGTATAACCGATGGTTTAGTTGGTGGAAACTTGATGGGATCAGCTGGAAGGCTTCCAAAACAGTACATGCAAGCTGTTTTTGCTGGAACTACTTCTTCAGGTACTACCTGCATTCATAGTTTTTCATACTTGTTACTTGTTTTCCCTTCTTATTCAACACAGATAATGTTTTAA